One Bacteroidota bacterium genomic window carries:
- a CDS encoding S9 family peptidase, with the protein MIRSFTTLLLAFSCALVAQNRMTPELLWKLNKVSGLGISKDGKHVIYSVSTPNVEENKSSSKKYSIPVIGGTPVLVSNVDSLLKNEKISPDGKYLLVSKEVKLKNVTGADYYPDLSKSNVYVYDNLNYRHWDTYEDGKFDHVFIEGYGNNNGKPLPIDLMQDEPYDCPQKPFGGDEDFVWNPNGKEVVYCTKKKYGKDYTVSTNTDLYSYSIETKQTKNLTSTMLGYDINPSFNSNGDLAWLTMKRDGYEADKQDIMVTIGQSMLNLTAQRDDIYVESYKWSNDGNFIFFNAPINGTLQLFSVVYPGKSKVKPVMKQITKGDFDINGIIGQSGNTLIVSRTDMNHAAELYTVDLSTGSMKQLTHANDETYASLSMSRVERRFVTTTDNKKMLVWVIYPPNFDASKKYPTLLYCQGGPQSSLTQFYSFRWNFQLMAANGYIIVAPCRRGMPGFGTEWNEQVSKDHGGQAMADYLTAIDTLAKEKFVDKDRLGCVGASYGGYSVFMLAGMHNNRFKTFISHCGIYDLKSMYGTTDEVFFSNWEYGGPYWDTQNLAAQKTFNKFSPSSYVDKWNTPILIIQGAKDYRVPIEQGQQAFMAAQLRGIKSKFMLLPDQNHWVSTAQDALVWQREFYKWLDETLK; encoded by the coding sequence ATGATTAGATCTTTTACTACATTATTACTTGCATTTTCTTGTGCACTAGTTGCCCAAAATAGAATGACCCCCGAACTGCTTTGGAAGTTGAATAAAGTAAGTGGGTTGGGGATTAGCAAAGATGGGAAGCATGTTATTTATTCCGTATCTACACCTAATGTAGAGGAGAATAAAAGCTCGAGCAAAAAATATTCTATTCCTGTAATTGGCGGAACGCCAGTATTAGTAAGCAATGTAGATTCATTACTAAAAAATGAAAAAATATCTCCAGATGGAAAATATTTACTCGTGAGTAAAGAAGTAAAACTAAAGAACGTAACCGGTGCTGATTATTATCCCGACTTAAGTAAGTCGAACGTATATGTTTACGACAATTTAAATTATCGTCATTGGGATACGTATGAAGATGGAAAATTTGATCATGTGTTTATAGAAGGTTATGGTAATAACAATGGAAAGCCTCTGCCAATAGACCTTATGCAAGATGAGCCATACGACTGCCCCCAAAAACCTTTTGGTGGAGATGAAGATTTTGTTTGGAATCCGAATGGAAAGGAGGTAGTGTATTGTACAAAGAAAAAGTACGGGAAGGATTATACCGTAAGCACTAACACCGATTTGTATAGTTATTCGATAGAAACAAAACAAACGAAAAATTTAACGAGTACGATGCTTGGCTACGACATTAATCCCTCCTTTAATTCAAATGGCGACTTGGCTTGGCTAACTATGAAACGGGATGGTTATGAGGCGGACAAGCAAGATATTATGGTAACGATAGGTCAATCAATGTTAAATCTTACTGCGCAACGTGATGATATTTATGTGGAGAGTTATAAGTGGAGCAATGATGGTAATTTTATTTTTTTCAATGCACCAATAAACGGAACATTGCAATTGTTTTCTGTTGTGTATCCCGGAAAATCAAAAGTAAAGCCGGTAATGAAACAAATTACCAAAGGTGATTTTGATATCAATGGAATAATTGGGCAAAGCGGCAATACACTTATTGTTTCGAGAACAGACATGAATCATGCCGCAGAATTATACACCGTAGATTTATCCACCGGAAGTATGAAACAACTTACACATGCTAATGATGAAACTTACGCATCACTTAGTATGAGTAGGGTAGAGAGGCGATTTGTTACAACAACCGACAATAAAAAAATGTTGGTGTGGGTAATTTATCCACCCAATTTTGATGCAAGTAAAAAATACCCAACATTGTTGTATTGCCAAGGTGGTCCTCAATCAAGTCTTACTCAGTTTTATTCCTTTCGATGGAATTTTCAACTAATGGCAGCAAATGGATATATTATTGTAGCACCCTGCCGCAGAGGAATGCCGGGCTTTGGGACAGAATGGAATGAGCAAGTAAGCAAAGATCACGGAGGGCAAGCAATGGCAGATTACCTAACTGCAATTGATACCTTAGCTAAAGAAAAATTTGTTGATAAAGATAGGTTAGGTTGTGTGGGCGCTAGCTACGGAGGTTACTCGGTGTTTATGCTTGCAGGCATGCACAACAATCGTTTTAAAACATTTATTTCTCACTGCGGAATTTACGATCTAAAAAGTATGTACGGCACAACGGATGAAGTGTTTTTTTCGAACTGGGAATACGGAGGACCATATTGGGATACACAAAATTTAGCAGCTCAAAAAACATTTAATAAGTTTTCACCCAGCAGTTACGTTGATAAATGGAATACCCCAATACTTATTATTCAAGGCGCAAAGGATTATAGAGTTCCAATTGAACAGGGGCAGCAAGCCTTTATGGCAGCTCAGTTGCGCGGAATTAAAAGTAAATTTATGCTTTTACCTGATCAAAACCATTGGGTAAGTACAGCACAAGATGCATTGGTATGGCAACGTGAGTTCTATAAATGGCTAGACGAAACGCTTAAATAA
- the fahA gene encoding fumarylacetoacetase, whose amino-acid sequence MIAKLNSWIEIPSNSDFSMYNIPFGIFSTATIKHHAATAIGNTLVDLYALSKHNYFKGIVDDSNLFKQAHLNDFIALGKPTTNKIRNRLIELFSLDNKELRSNTAACKEAFRELTSVEMRMPIKVGDYTDFYSSIDHATNMGSMFRDPKNALLPNWKHIPVGYHGRSSSIIVSGTNFHRPKGQVKPADAEVPLFSASNQMDIELEMAFVIGKPTSLGDTITTAAADEYIFGMLLFNDWSARDIQSWEYVPLGPFLGKNFASTLSPWIVTLEALEPFRVDGYKQDPPVLPYLQYSGKKNIDINLEVYLEAPNLAPQKICTSNYKYLYWTMEQQLAHHTVNGCNVNVGDLMASGTISGPEEGSYGSLMELTWKGTKPIKLADGSERKFLQDNDTIIIRGFASKDGIRVGFGECKGKLLPATK is encoded by the coding sequence ATGATTGCCAAATTAAACTCATGGATTGAAATTCCTTCAAATTCAGACTTTTCTATGTATAATATACCTTTTGGAATATTTAGCACAGCAACGATTAAGCATCATGCCGCCACTGCAATTGGCAACACATTGGTTGATTTATACGCACTTTCAAAACATAACTATTTTAAAGGAATTGTTGATGATAGCAACTTATTTAAGCAAGCCCATTTGAATGATTTTATTGCTCTGGGTAAGCCTACTACAAACAAAATAAGAAATAGACTAATAGAGCTTTTTTCATTAGACAATAAAGAACTTCGATCGAATACTGCTGCGTGCAAAGAAGCGTTTCGCGAATTGACTTCAGTAGAAATGCGAATGCCAATAAAGGTGGGCGACTATACCGATTTTTATTCAAGTATTGATCATGCTACAAATATGGGAAGTATGTTTCGTGATCCTAAAAATGCGCTTCTGCCAAATTGGAAACACATTCCGGTTGGGTATCACGGTAGAAGTTCATCTATAATTGTTTCGGGCACAAATTTCCATCGCCCTAAAGGACAGGTTAAACCGGCTGATGCAGAGGTTCCCTTGTTTTCGGCATCCAATCAAATGGACATTGAGCTGGAAATGGCTTTTGTTATTGGCAAGCCTACGTCTTTGGGAGATACTATTACAACTGCAGCCGCAGATGAATATATTTTTGGAATGCTTTTGTTTAACGATTGGAGTGCGCGTGATATTCAATCGTGGGAATACGTTCCTCTGGGACCATTTCTTGGAAAGAATTTCGCATCTACCTTGTCTCCTTGGATAGTAACACTAGAGGCACTAGAGCCATTTAGAGTAGATGGCTATAAGCAAGATCCTCCTGTTTTGCCTTATTTGCAATACAGCGGTAAAAAGAATATTGACATTAATTTAGAAGTGTATTTAGAGGCCCCGAATTTAGCGCCTCAAAAAATTTGCACTTCTAATTATAAATATTTGTATTGGACCATGGAGCAGCAATTGGCACATCATACCGTAAATGGCTGTAATGTAAATGTAGGAGATTTAATGGCGTCCGGAACTATAAGCGGTCCGGAGGAAGGCTCATATGGCTCGTTAATGGAACTAACCTGGAAAGGCACAAAACCAATTAAACTAGCAGATGGCAGCGAACGAAAATTTTTACAAGACAACGACACCATAATTATCAGAGGTTTTGCCTCTAAAGATGGTATCCGTGTAGGATTTGGAGAATGTAAAGGAAAGCTGCTTCCTGCAACAAAATAA
- a CDS encoding undecaprenyl/decaprenyl-phosphate alpha-N-acetylglucosaminyl 1-phosphate transferase has protein sequence MEKLPLVFLTSFFVVLLANPALIKVALLKRLFDEPGDERKIHTRRIPTIGGIMLFGGTIFTYALWYPIPTTTDFQVILEAFNNLKYLVATTIILFFVGIKDDIIGTAPVKKLVAHIIVGMILVLMADVRITSMDGIFGVYTLPYWASIFLSMFTYIVVVNAFNLIDGVDGLAGGVGFIASVLFGCWFIIVGDSELATLSFALGGSLLAFLIFNFQPAKLFMGDSGSLTIGLILCVLAIRVIEYDPTVVEKTILRHVSQPVFAMAVLVYPLIDTLRIFIYRSLKGLSPFSADKNHIHHKLIGLGLKHKGTVIIIYVFNIVVVGAAIVSGLLQPTFSFLLVFFVAAAATQIPFLIAQRKSITKKADA, from the coding sequence ATGGAAAAATTACCATTGGTATTTCTTACATCTTTCTTTGTTGTGCTTTTAGCCAATCCTGCATTGATAAAAGTAGCACTCCTAAAACGCTTGTTTGACGAACCGGGAGATGAACGAAAAATTCACACTCGTAGAATTCCTACAATTGGTGGGATTATGTTGTTTGGCGGCACTATATTTACCTATGCATTGTGGTATCCAATACCCACAACTACTGATTTTCAAGTAATCTTAGAGGCCTTTAACAACTTAAAGTATTTAGTAGCTACAACCATTATTCTGTTTTTTGTAGGAATAAAAGACGATATCATCGGAACAGCCCCCGTAAAAAAATTAGTTGCTCATATTATTGTTGGCATGATTCTAGTATTAATGGCAGATGTTAGAATCACTAGTATGGACGGAATTTTCGGAGTATATACACTTCCTTACTGGGCAAGTATTTTCCTTTCTATGTTTACATATATCGTAGTAGTAAATGCATTTAATTTAATTGACGGTGTTGATGGGCTTGCAGGTGGCGTAGGATTTATAGCATCTGTTTTATTTGGCTGTTGGTTTATTATTGTTGGCGATTCCGAATTGGCAACACTTTCCTTTGCTTTGGGAGGTTCGTTGTTGGCATTTTTAATTTTTAATTTTCAGCCCGCCAAGCTATTCATGGGCGATTCCGGTTCGCTTACAATAGGACTTATATTATGTGTGCTTGCCATACGAGTAATTGAATACGACCCAACCGTAGTAGAAAAAACTATTTTACGTCATGTATCGCAACCCGTTTTTGCAATGGCAGTTTTAGTATATCCATTGATAGATACACTCCGTATTTTTATTTATCGTTCACTTAAAGGTCTTTCTCCTTTTTCTGCAGATAAAAACCATATTCACCATAAACTGATAGGCCTTGGATTAAAGCATAAAGGAACTGTTATTATAATTTATGTATTTAATATTGTTGTAGTAGGCGCTGCTATTGTTTCCGGATTGTTGCAACCTACATTCTCCTTTTTACTTGTATTTTTTGTAGCTGCTGCTGCCACCCAAATACCTTTTTTAATTGCCCAAAGAAAATCTATAACTAAAAAAGCGGATGCGTAA
- the cyoE gene encoding heme o synthase, which yields MNEQETYVVKSKEVLNPTKLTDYIQFCKLRLSTLVVFSAVISYFTVNEAATDWNRVITLIIGGFLVTCSSNGFNQIIERDVDKLMTRTMNRPLPQGRMSVAEALVLACVMGVLGIFILTYFINPLSGILGLSALISYAAIYTPLKRVTPFAVFIGAFPGAIPPFLGSVAATDGFGTITFSAGVLFAIQFLWQFPHFWAIAWVMHDDYKKGGFHLLPSLAGRDKSSAFQNLVYTLCLIPVSLSPILFGMCGTIGGIIILIAGILFCYQSYILYKECTIKAAQQLMFGSFIYLPVVQLAILIG from the coding sequence GTGAATGAACAAGAGACATACGTTGTAAAAAGTAAGGAAGTACTAAACCCTACGAAACTTACCGACTATATACAGTTTTGTAAACTTAGGCTATCAACATTGGTAGTATTCTCGGCTGTTATTTCTTATTTCACAGTAAACGAAGCTGCCACAGATTGGAATAGAGTAATCACATTAATTATAGGAGGTTTTTTAGTTACATGTTCGTCTAATGGTTTTAACCAAATTATAGAGAGAGATGTAGATAAATTAATGACTCGAACAATGAACCGCCCTTTGCCACAAGGTCGTATGAGTGTAGCCGAAGCCCTCGTATTGGCATGTGTAATGGGTGTACTAGGAATTTTTATACTCACGTATTTTATCAATCCACTTTCCGGAATACTAGGCTTATCTGCCCTTATTAGTTATGCAGCTATTTATACACCTTTAAAACGAGTAACGCCATTTGCCGTATTTATAGGCGCTTTCCCGGGTGCAATACCACCTTTTTTGGGAAGTGTTGCTGCTACTGACGGTTTTGGAACCATAACGTTTAGTGCGGGAGTTTTATTTGCTATTCAGTTTTTGTGGCAATTTCCTCATTTTTGGGCTATAGCCTGGGTAATGCACGATGATTACAAAAAGGGAGGGTTTCACTTACTACCCTCTTTAGCCGGAAGAGACAAAAGCAGCGCATTTCAAAATTTAGTATATACACTGTGCTTAATTCCGGTGAGCTTAAGCCCCATTTTATTTGGCATGTGCGGAACAATTGGCGGAATTATAATACTTATTGCCGGAATTTTATTTTGCTACCAGTCATATATACTGTATAAAGAATGTACCATTAAAGCTGCACAGCAATTGATGTTTGGTTCATTTATTTATTTACCCGTTGTTCAATTAGCAATATTAATTGGTTAA
- a CDS encoding AAA family ATPase, with product MQHLERLHDLRRLLKIERDEDYEQYKSFFSRNNINYRKENGVTWYPIVISNNQIGLGEYISIDIERTSNLNEPHKFSGGKMAELFSNAHQDASPLIGTVKVLGPNKIRLSLNVDELPDWCDDGKLGINILFDEASYKEMDIALSKAIGASNNRLAHLRDVMYNAIAPAFEREDNSINIDRLNKSQNAAVRRICAAQDIAIIHGPPGTGKTTTLVQAIVQTLKTEKQVLVCSASNTAVDLLTEKLHREGVNVLRLGNPARISEEVLMNTLDAKMAKHDSYKDLRQYRKTAEEYFRMAGKYKRTFGREERQQRQLFYNEARKLLGDARLLEDYILDDQFAKAQVIACTPVVSANKMMRDRHFTTLFIDEAAQALEPMCWIPITRSNRVIFAGDHFQLPPTVKSKVAEAEGLKETLFEHCMGIENISVMLDTQYRMHEHIMNFSNQKFYDNKLKAHDSVKSNLLSFDTNELLLNTAVTFIDTAGCGYDEIINPESLSITNPEEAQVLLKHLKLLLEQYVQNNKEGRIISIGIISPYKEQVQYLTTEISKDEELQKYNFPIAVKTVDGFQGQERDVIYISLVRSNELKEIGFLNDIRRMNVALTRAKKKLVVIGDSATLANNKFYGDFLDYIDSINSYQTAWEYKE from the coding sequence ATGCAGCATTTAGAACGATTGCACGACCTTCGAAGATTATTAAAAATAGAACGAGACGAAGATTACGAGCAATACAAAAGTTTTTTCTCTAGAAATAACATTAACTACCGCAAAGAAAATGGGGTTACTTGGTATCCTATCGTTATATCGAATAATCAGATTGGACTTGGAGAGTATATATCCATTGACATTGAAAGAACGTCCAATTTGAATGAGCCTCATAAATTTTCTGGAGGAAAAATGGCCGAATTATTTTCGAATGCGCATCAAGATGCATCTCCATTAATTGGAACAGTTAAGGTTTTAGGGCCTAATAAGATTCGTTTGTCTTTAAACGTAGATGAATTGCCAGATTGGTGCGATGATGGAAAACTTGGAATAAATATTTTGTTTGATGAGGCAAGCTATAAAGAGATGGACATTGCACTGTCTAAGGCAATTGGTGCATCTAACAATCGTTTAGCGCATTTGAGAGATGTTATGTATAATGCAATAGCACCGGCATTCGAAAGAGAGGATAATTCCATTAATATTGACCGCCTTAATAAATCACAGAATGCTGCCGTTCGAAGAATATGTGCAGCTCAGGATATTGCAATCATTCATGGACCTCCTGGCACGGGAAAAACCACCACATTGGTGCAAGCAATTGTTCAAACTTTAAAAACGGAAAAGCAAGTATTGGTGTGCAGTGCCAGCAATACTGCGGTTGACTTACTTACAGAGAAACTGCATAGAGAAGGAGTAAATGTGCTTCGTTTAGGAAATCCAGCTCGCATTTCGGAAGAAGTATTGATGAATACACTGGATGCAAAAATGGCAAAACACGACTCGTATAAAGATTTACGGCAGTATCGAAAAACAGCAGAGGAATATTTTAGAATGGCTGGCAAGTATAAACGTACATTTGGAAGAGAGGAGCGCCAGCAACGTCAACTTTTTTATAACGAAGCCAGAAAACTATTAGGCGATGCTCGATTGCTGGAAGACTATATTTTAGATGATCAGTTTGCAAAAGCTCAAGTAATAGCCTGTACACCTGTAGTATCGGCTAATAAAATGATGCGCGATAGACATTTTACTACTCTATTTATAGATGAAGCCGCGCAAGCATTAGAACCTATGTGCTGGATACCGATTACACGGAGCAACAGAGTAATTTTTGCAGGCGATCATTTTCAGCTTCCTCCAACTGTAAAGTCTAAAGTGGCTGAAGCAGAGGGTTTGAAAGAAACCTTGTTCGAGCATTGTATGGGAATAGAAAATATATCTGTAATGCTCGATACGCAATACCGAATGCACGAGCATATTATGAATTTTTCGAATCAAAAATTTTATGATAATAAACTCAAAGCACATGATTCAGTTAAATCTAATTTGTTAAGTTTTGATACAAATGAATTATTGTTGAACACGGCTGTAACATTTATTGATACTGCCGGTTGTGGGTATGATGAAATCATCAACCCGGAAAGCTTGAGCATCACTAATCCAGAGGAGGCACAAGTATTATTAAAGCACTTAAAATTGCTATTGGAGCAGTATGTGCAAAACAATAAAGAAGGAAGAATTATTAGTATTGGAATTATTTCTCCTTACAAAGAACAAGTACAATACTTAACAACAGAGATTAGCAAAGATGAAGAGTTGCAAAAATATAATTTCCCTATTGCTGTTAAAACTGTTGATGGATTTCAAGGGCAAGAGCGGGATGTAATATATATAAGTCTTGTGCGGAGCAACGAATTAAAGGAGATTGGTTTTTTGAATGATATACGCAGGATGAATGTTGCCCTAACACGTGCCAAGAAAAAACTGGTAGTAATTGGAGATAGCGCAACACTTGCCAACAATAAATTCTACGGTGATTTCTTAGATTACATTGATTCTATCAATAGCTACCAAACGGCTTGGGAGTATAAGGAATGA
- a CDS encoding GDP-L-fucose synthase, with product MNSQSRIYIAGHNGMVGSAIVRKLKKEGYSNLIYKSSKELDLKNQLAVTTFFEIEKPEYVFFAAARVGGIVANNTYRAEFIYDNLLMECNVIHAAYKNNVKKLLFLGSSCIYPKLAPQPLKEEYLLTGLLEHTNEPYAIAKIAGIKLCDAYRSQYRCNFISAMPTNLYGPNDNYNLNTSHVLPALLRKFHTAKENNLESVEIWGTGTPMREFLHVDDLADACYFLMQHYNDAGLVNVGVGTDITIKDLALLIKKIVGYTGNLTFDKTKPDGTPRKLMDVSKLSNMGWKANISLEQGISAVYTSALQEKILA from the coding sequence ATGAATTCACAATCGAGAATATATATTGCCGGTCACAATGGAATGGTTGGCTCTGCTATTGTTCGCAAACTAAAAAAGGAAGGATATTCTAACTTAATTTACAAATCATCTAAAGAGTTGGATTTAAAAAACCAACTAGCCGTAACTACTTTTTTTGAAATCGAAAAGCCTGAGTATGTTTTTTTTGCTGCCGCTAGAGTAGGCGGTATTGTTGCAAACAACACCTACAGAGCAGAATTCATATACGACAACTTATTAATGGAATGCAATGTTATTCATGCTGCATACAAGAACAACGTAAAAAAATTATTATTCCTGGGCTCCTCCTGCATTTACCCCAAACTAGCACCACAGCCGCTTAAAGAAGAATACTTACTTACCGGATTGTTAGAGCATACCAACGAACCTTACGCTATAGCAAAAATTGCAGGCATCAAATTATGCGATGCCTATAGAAGTCAGTACAGATGTAATTTTATTTCTGCCATGCCAACAAATTTGTATGGACCCAACGATAATTACAATTTAAACACATCACACGTACTACCTGCATTACTTAGAAAATTTCATACAGCAAAAGAAAACAATTTGGAGTCGGTTGAAATATGGGGAACCGGCACACCTATGCGTGAGTTTTTGCATGTAGATGATTTAGCAGATGCTTGTTATTTTTTAATGCAGCACTACAACGATGCGGGGCTTGTAAACGTAGGTGTTGGCACAGATATTACAATTAAAGATTTGGCATTGCTAATTAAAAAAATTGTGGGCTATACCGGCAATTTAACATTTGACAAAACGAAACCGGATGGTACACCTCGCAAACTAATGGATGTGAGCAAGCTAAGCAACATGGGATGGAAAGCTAACATATCGTTAGAGCAAGGAATTTCTGCGGTATATACAAGTGCTTTGCAAGAAAAAATACTAGCTTAG
- a CDS encoding DUF4412 domain-containing protein — MKKIVLNLVALALIIGGNVFAQFNGTITYKMDFGMKDMPAEAKEMLKNSEMKISTKGDMSRVENNTAMAKSIIITNNKTQKVSMLMDMMGSKYNVIIPPEEIKKDKEKPDVKVKELNETKEIIGYNCKKAEVTFTDAQSGKSFSSIVYYTDKIPYNVGYQAQFKGLKGFPLEYTISDAATGMNITLAATKISKDAVDDNLFKIPEGYKEIALEDLSKQMMQDMGGGR; from the coding sequence ATGAAAAAAATAGTATTGAATTTAGTAGCATTGGCATTAATAATTGGTGGTAATGTATTTGCACAGTTTAATGGTACCATTACTTACAAAATGGATTTTGGAATGAAAGACATGCCTGCGGAAGCAAAAGAAATGTTGAAAAATTCAGAAATGAAAATAAGCACCAAAGGAGATATGTCTCGTGTAGAGAATAATACAGCTATGGCTAAATCTATTATTATTACGAATAACAAAACTCAAAAGGTAAGTATGTTAATGGATATGATGGGTAGCAAATACAATGTTATAATTCCTCCGGAAGAAATTAAAAAGGACAAGGAAAAGCCGGATGTAAAAGTAAAGGAACTTAATGAAACCAAAGAGATTATTGGATATAACTGTAAGAAAGCAGAAGTAACATTTACGGATGCACAGAGTGGAAAGAGTTTTTCTTCTATCGTTTATTATACAGATAAAATACCTTACAATGTAGGTTACCAAGCCCAATTTAAAGGTTTGAAAGGCTTTCCGTTGGAATATACAATTTCGGATGCTGCTACCGGAATGAATATAACCCTTGCGGCTACAAAAATTTCTAAAGATGCCGTAGATGATAATTTATTCAAAATTCCGGAAGGCTATAAGGAAATTGCTTTGGAAGACCTATCAAAACAAATGATGCAAGATATGGGCGGAGGGCGATAA
- a CDS encoding gliding motility-associated C-terminal domain-containing protein has protein sequence MMKFKNYLFALNQKTVYVLLFLLFAIHYLSAQLPNPLDFNTATNTTNTGVLAQGSNDLHWTVSTTGINGTYVPAIVWGNGTWGGSNYPNATWITSPGACTGNDLYFKLTITLPGVVCGQPTVNPGAYCLYLDYYADDYLKEIFINGISSFTNSTCCNYSPGSGLSVNLCNNWVTGANTLIVHVDASTGCPTGLFVQASTSGTSTTMPSVSATASSFTICEGSTVTLSANGASNYSWTPTNSLNTPTDSVTIATPTVSTTYYVITTNSYSCKDTDTVAIVVHPMPIANFSSAAPYCVNSAVTFTNTTNVNGATISSWQWDVNSDGLVDYNTPNCSNTFTSSGAKLVSFTVTSDKGCRSVDTTTLFVNPLPFFDFTTSTTTGCVPLCANLSNTSIAAVSYFWEVSNGSSSAISSPQLCFNTSGIIDMSLTVTDANGCSDMIVKNSFIQVNPSPNADFNFSTSTTTILNPIIDIKDNSTGATTWLYDFGDGLQSTENSPTHIYDVMDTTTFSITQIVSNSVGCSDTITKTLHIGQGFAFYIPNAFTPNGDLSDDIFTPQGIGISNYELLIYNRWGVLVFESNALNTGWDGDKAPQDVYVYKIKCADVFGKSYLYVGAVTLIR, from the coding sequence ATGATGAAATTTAAAAACTATTTATTTGCTTTAAACCAAAAAACAGTTTATGTACTTCTTTTTTTACTATTTGCTATACATTATTTATCGGCTCAATTGCCCAACCCTTTAGATTTTAATACTGCCACTAATACTACAAACACTGGAGTTTTAGCACAAGGAAGTAATGATTTGCATTGGACTGTTTCCACAACAGGTATCAATGGAACATATGTTCCTGCAATTGTTTGGGGAAATGGGACATGGGGCGGCTCTAACTATCCAAACGCAACGTGGATAACCTCTCCGGGAGCTTGTACAGGAAACGATTTGTATTTTAAACTTACCATTACCTTGCCCGGAGTTGTTTGCGGACAACCAACTGTTAACCCCGGTGCTTATTGCCTATACCTTGATTACTATGCAGACGATTATTTAAAAGAAATTTTTATTAACGGAATTTCGAGTTTTACAAATTCTACCTGTTGTAACTATTCGCCCGGTTCCGGGCTATCAGTAAACCTTTGCAATAATTGGGTTACAGGCGCCAATACACTTATTGTTCATGTAGATGCTTCAACCGGATGTCCAACAGGGCTTTTTGTACAAGCAAGTACTTCTGGCACTAGTACCACTATGCCTTCTGTTTCGGCTACAGCAAGTTCATTTACTATTTGCGAAGGAAGCACAGTAACCCTATCGGCAAATGGGGCCAGCAATTATTCATGGACACCAACTAACTCATTAAATACACCAACAGATTCTGTAACTATTGCTACACCGACTGTAAGTACTACGTATTATGTAATAACTACCAATAGTTATTCTTGCAAAGATACAGACACGGTAGCCATTGTTGTTCACCCAATGCCAATTGCAAATTTTTCGAGTGCAGCTCCTTATTGTGTTAATTCTGCTGTAACATTTACCAATACCACCAATGTAAATGGTGCAACTATCTCATCTTGGCAATGGGATGTAAATTCGGATGGATTGGTTGATTACAACACTCCCAACTGCTCTAATACATTTACTAGTAGCGGTGCAAAACTTGTTTCGTTTACAGTAACTTCAGACAAAGGTTGCAGGTCTGTTGATACAACAACGTTGTTTGTTAATCCGCTGCCGTTTTTTGATTTTACAACAAGCACAACAACAGGGTGTGTGCCATTGTGTGCTAATTTGTCTAACACATCTATCGCTGCTGTTTCCTACTTTTGGGAAGTCTCAAATGGAAGCTCCTCTGCTATTAGTAGCCCTCAACTATGTTTTAACACTAGCGGAATTATAGATATGTCTTTAACAGTAACTGATGCGAATGGTTGTTCAGATATGATTGTGAAAAATTCATTTATTCAAGTGAATCCTTCCCCTAATGCCGACTTTAATTTTAGCACATCGACTACAACTATTCTCAATCCTATTATTGATATTAAAGATAACTCGACCGGTGCAACAACTTGGTTATACGATTTTGGTGATGGTCTTCAAAGCACCGAAAACTCTCCCACGCATATTTATGATGTAATGGATACTACAACTTTTTCAATTACCCAAATTGTTTCTAATTCAGTAGGTTGCTCCGATACTATTACTAAAACGCTACATATTGGACAAGGCTTTGCATTTTATATTCCAAATGCATTTACTCCAAATGGCGATTTAAGCGATGATATCTTTACTCCACAAGGAATTGGCATTAGTAATTACGAACTTTTAATTTACAACCGTTGGGGAGTTTTAGTGTTTGAATCGAATGCGTTGAATACAGGCTGGGATGGCGATAAAGCTCCACAGGATGTGTATGTGTACAAAATTAAATGTGCAGACGTTTTCGGAAAATCCTATTTATATGTAGGAGCTGTAACGTTGATTCGATAA